Proteins encoded together in one Aeromonas encheleia window:
- a CDS encoding cytochrome b562 has product MLKTVRPLLLPLMFGLMTLPAMAGDLEQPMKKIGFNYKQALKASDAATMEKHIKEMKAQLDIAKEQNMPTAKKEKFLEGMGEVQTELDASLAALQAGDEEKARAHLAKINDLKKEYHTYAKQKG; this is encoded by the coding sequence ATGTTGAAAACTGTGCGCCCCCTGCTGTTGCCCCTGATGTTTGGCCTGATGACCCTGCCCGCCATGGCAGGCGATCTGGAGCAGCCGATGAAGAAGATCGGCTTCAACTACAAACAGGCACTCAAGGCCAGCGATGCCGCCACCATGGAGAAGCACATCAAGGAGATGAAGGCCCAGCTCGACATCGCCAAAGAGCAGAACATGCCCACGGCCAAGAAGGAGAAGTTCCTCGAAGGCATGGGCGAGGTGCAGACCGAGCTGGACGCCAGCCTGGCCGCCCTGCAGGCCGGTGATGAGGAGAAGGCCCGCGCGCATCTGGCCAAGATCAACGACCTGAAGAAGGAGTACCACACCTATGCCAAGCAGAAAGGCTGA
- a CDS encoding cytochrome b/b6 domain-containing protein, with product MPSRKAEPFRWDSLVRLIHWGVAAACVANLWFNEAGETWHERLGYLAIILISLRLGWGLSFARGHARLSALIPNREDFRQQALALRERAPAAPGHHGSGKLAVWALWLLILATAGTGWFQNTEPGFELGADDWHVWCTWTLQGLIALHLCAIVYTSWRQRSNLLARMLPMRQRAAPVRQQEPHS from the coding sequence ATGCCAAGCAGAAAGGCTGAGCCTTTTCGCTGGGATAGCCTGGTCCGCCTCATTCACTGGGGGGTGGCGGCGGCCTGCGTCGCCAACCTCTGGTTCAACGAGGCGGGAGAGACCTGGCACGAGCGTCTCGGCTATCTGGCCATCATCCTGATCAGCCTGCGGCTGGGGTGGGGACTCTCCTTCGCCAGAGGCCACGCCCGCCTGAGCGCCCTCATCCCGAACCGGGAGGACTTCCGCCAGCAGGCCCTGGCGCTGCGTGAACGCGCCCCCGCCGCCCCCGGCCATCACGGCAGCGGCAAGCTGGCGGTCTGGGCACTCTGGCTGCTCATCCTGGCTACCGCGGGCACCGGCTGGTTTCAAAACACCGAGCCGGGGTTTGAACTGGGGGCCGACGACTGGCATGTCTGGTGTACCTGGACGCTGCAGGGACTTATTGCCCTGCACCTGTGCGCCATCGTCTACACCTCCTGGCGCCAGCGCAGCAATCTGTTGGCCCGCATGCTGCCGATGCGCCAGCGCGCCGCCCCGGTCCGACAGCAAGAACCACACTCCTGA
- a CDS encoding alpha amylase C-terminal domain-containing protein, with amino-acid sequence MHNTLFRTALLAAALGSFSHSATAEGVMVHLFQWKFNDIANECETVLGPKGFGGVQITPPAEHKQGSEYWWTVYQPVSFKNFNSFGGSEAELRSMITRCNAAGVKIYADAVFNQLASGTGTATGGGSYNSGQFQYPQFGYNDFHHSGDITNYGDSNNVWNGALYGMPDLNTGSAYVQEQIATYMKTLLGWGVAGFRVDAAKHMAPSEVKAILDKAGSPKAYLEVIGAGGESAEIQPNRYTYIDRVTDFKYGTSLAANFNGQIKNLKTLGESWGLLPSDKSFIFVVNHDRERGHGGGGMLTFMNGTRYELANVFMMAWPYGWKQVMSGYRFADMGKYETDKGAPGSTPCSDSQWNCEQRRPTIMNMALFHNRTEGTAVSNWWDNGNNQIAFSRGEKGFVAINNESGSLVASVQTGLPAGEYCNILSGNDYCSGAYIQVDGSGKASLNLAGMKAAAILAGCTKASPCGGTTLPGNRFSSLNLRGTHNAWGNTPMQVDANRIWSAIINLTGAGDATGTQRFKFDVFGNWTENYGDNEGDGIADKGSTKDIYLSGVGQYRVSLKESDLSYTLTALNANQAPVAVLSPKAISVKLGESVVFDGSASSDDTGVVSYGWSTGGSAQTETVQFDTLGSHTVTLTVTDAEGLTASASATVNVTDSNGSYTSVLPTLNFRGTPNGWGALAMTLIADNQWEAQVSFDGQTNQRFKFDVKGDWSQNYGDTNKDGVAEQAGADIATTVTGLYHVRFNDQSLQYSLSPVSVGYAKNFASLNLRGTPNGWGTTPLTLVGDHLWQASVTFSGAGDANGGQRFKFDVKGDWTQNYGDSNQDGVAESAGADITSAVIGAYLVRFNDQTLAYSLSAQ; translated from the coding sequence ATGCACAACACACTGTTTCGAACCGCCCTGCTCGCCGCGGCGCTTGGCTCATTCAGCCACTCCGCCACCGCCGAAGGCGTCATGGTCCATCTGTTCCAATGGAAGTTCAACGACATCGCCAACGAGTGCGAGACGGTGCTCGGTCCCAAGGGGTTCGGGGGCGTCCAGATCACGCCACCGGCCGAGCACAAGCAGGGGAGCGAGTACTGGTGGACCGTCTACCAGCCGGTCAGCTTCAAGAATTTCAACAGCTTCGGTGGCAGTGAGGCGGAGCTCAGGAGCATGATCACCCGCTGCAACGCCGCCGGGGTCAAGATCTACGCCGACGCCGTCTTCAACCAGCTGGCCTCGGGCACAGGCACCGCCACCGGCGGGGGCAGCTACAACTCCGGCCAGTTCCAGTATCCCCAGTTCGGTTACAACGACTTCCACCACAGCGGTGATATCACCAACTACGGCGACAGCAACAACGTCTGGAACGGCGCCCTCTACGGCATGCCGGATCTGAACACAGGATCCGCCTACGTGCAGGAGCAGATCGCCACCTACATGAAGACCCTGCTCGGTTGGGGAGTTGCCGGTTTTCGCGTCGACGCGGCCAAGCACATGGCCCCCAGCGAGGTGAAGGCGATCCTCGACAAGGCAGGCAGTCCCAAGGCCTATCTGGAGGTGATAGGTGCCGGTGGGGAATCCGCCGAGATCCAGCCCAACCGCTACACCTATATCGACAGGGTCACCGACTTCAAATACGGCACCAGCCTCGCCGCCAACTTCAACGGCCAGATCAAGAACCTCAAGACCCTGGGGGAGAGCTGGGGCCTGCTCCCCTCCGACAAGTCCTTCATCTTCGTGGTCAACCACGACCGCGAACGCGGCCACGGCGGTGGCGGCATGCTCACCTTCATGAATGGCACCCGCTATGAGCTGGCCAACGTCTTCATGATGGCCTGGCCCTATGGCTGGAAACAGGTGATGTCCGGCTACCGCTTCGCCGACATGGGCAAGTACGAGACCGACAAGGGCGCGCCGGGCAGCACGCCCTGCTCCGACAGCCAGTGGAACTGCGAACAGCGCCGTCCGACCATCATGAACATGGCCCTGTTCCACAACAGGACCGAGGGCACTGCGGTCAGCAACTGGTGGGACAACGGCAACAACCAGATCGCCTTCAGCCGGGGTGAGAAGGGCTTCGTCGCCATCAACAACGAGAGCGGCAGCCTGGTGGCCTCGGTGCAGACCGGCCTGCCGGCCGGCGAGTACTGCAACATCTTGAGCGGCAACGATTACTGCAGCGGCGCCTATATCCAGGTCGACGGCAGCGGCAAGGCCAGCCTGAACCTCGCAGGCATGAAGGCCGCCGCCATCCTGGCCGGCTGTACCAAGGCCAGCCCCTGTGGTGGGACGACCCTGCCGGGCAACAGGTTCAGCAGCCTGAACCTGCGCGGCACCCACAACGCCTGGGGCAACACCCCCATGCAGGTGGATGCCAACCGCATCTGGTCCGCCATCATCAACCTGACCGGCGCCGGTGATGCCACCGGGACCCAGCGCTTCAAGTTCGACGTCTTCGGCAACTGGACCGAAAACTATGGCGACAACGAAGGGGATGGCATCGCCGACAAGGGCAGCACCAAGGACATCTACCTCAGTGGCGTCGGCCAGTATCGTGTCTCCCTCAAGGAGAGCGATCTCAGCTACACCCTGACCGCCCTGAACGCCAACCAGGCCCCTGTCGCCGTCCTCTCGCCCAAGGCCATCAGCGTCAAGCTGGGGGAGAGCGTGGTGTTCGATGGCTCCGCCTCCAGCGACGATACCGGGGTAGTGAGCTACGGCTGGTCCACCGGCGGCAGCGCCCAGACCGAGACAGTCCAGTTCGATACCCTGGGCTCCCACACCGTCACTCTGACCGTCACCGACGCCGAGGGGCTGACCGCCAGCGCCAGCGCCACCGTGAACGTCACCGACAGCAACGGCAGCTACACCAGCGTGCTGCCGACCCTGAACTTCCGTGGCACCCCCAACGGCTGGGGCGCACTGGCCATGACCCTGATCGCCGACAATCAGTGGGAGGCGCAAGTCAGCTTCGACGGTCAGACCAACCAGCGCTTCAAGTTCGACGTCAAGGGGGACTGGAGCCAGAACTACGGCGATACCAACAAGGATGGCGTGGCCGAGCAGGCCGGTGCCGACATCGCCACCACTGTCACCGGCCTGTACCACGTGCGCTTCAACGACCAGAGCCTGCAGTACAGCCTGAGCCCGGTCAGCGTCGGCTATGCCAAGAACTTCGCCAGCCTGAACCTGCGCGGCACCCCCAACGGCTGGGGCACCACCCCCCTGACCCTGGTCGGCGACCACCTGTGGCAGGCCAGCGTCACCTTCAGCGGCGCCGGTGATGCCAACGGCGGGCAACGCTTCAAGTTCGACGTCAAGGGGGACTGGACCCAGAACTACGGCGACAGCAACCAGGACGGCGTGGCCGAGTCGGCAGGGGCCGACATCACCAGCGCGGTGATCGGTGCCTATCTGGTTCGCTTCAACGACCAGACCCTGGCCTACAGCCTGAGCGCCCAGTAA
- a CDS encoding tetratricopeptide repeat protein, translating to MKQLETLRAEGRIEEARQHGLLQLIEHPQHAELHYEVACLHDTLGRETQAIPLYQKAIALGLSEVSLRGAWLGLGSSYRSTGQYAEALAAFEQGLARFPDATEFRVFRAMACYNLGHHKEGMESLLAVLAVTTTDPDLTPYRRAIALYAEDLDRRW from the coding sequence ATGAAACAGCTGGAAACCCTCAGGGCCGAGGGACGGATTGAAGAGGCTCGCCAACACGGTCTGCTGCAACTCATCGAGCACCCGCAGCACGCCGAGCTGCATTATGAGGTGGCCTGCCTGCACGACACGCTCGGGCGCGAGACCCAGGCCATTCCCCTCTACCAGAAGGCCATAGCGCTGGGACTGAGCGAGGTCTCCTTGCGCGGCGCCTGGCTGGGTCTCGGCAGCTCTTATCGCAGCACCGGGCAGTATGCCGAGGCCCTGGCCGCCTTCGAGCAGGGGCTGGCCCGCTTCCCCGACGCCACCGAGTTCAGGGTGTTTAGGGCCATGGCCTGTTACAACCTGGGCCACCACAAGGAGGGAATGGAAAGCCTGCTGGCCGTGCTGGCCGTCACGACGACGGATCCCGACCTCACCCCCTATAGGCGCGCCATCGCGCTCTACGCCGAGGATCTTGACCGGCGTTGGTGA
- the rpoD gene encoding RNA polymerase sigma factor RpoD — MEQTPQSQLKLLVAKGKEQGYLTYAEVNDHLPQDIVDSDQIEDIIQMINDMGIQVVENAPDADDLIMAEGGTADEDAAEAAAQALASVESEIGRTTDPVRMYMREMGTVELLTREGEIDIAKRIEDGINQVQSSVAEYPEAITYLLEQYDKYEAEQLRLSDIISGFIDPNEADDVAPTATHIGSELSEDDLADEDEDEDEDEDEDGDNSDDEGDGGPDPEVAREKFGELRAQYEVTRLSIQKNGRAHDDTQAAIAQLADVFRQFRLMPKQFDRLVNNMREMMERVRVQERIIMKLCVEQAKMPKKTFVAAFTNNECETAWFEYQKQAGKAWSPRLVEMDEDVLRAIGKLQQIEEETGLSIAQIKDINRRMSIGEAKARRAKKEMVEANLRLVISIAKKYTNRGLQFLDLIQEGNIGLMKAVDKFEYRRGYKFSTYATWWIRQAITRSIADQARTIRIPVHMIETINKLNRISRQMLQEMGREPNPEELAMRMGMPEDKIRKVLKIAKEPISMETPIGDDEDSHLGDFIEDTTLALPADAATSESLRNATREVLAGLTAREAKVLRMRFGIDMNTDHTLEEVGKQFDVTRERIRQIEAKALRKLRHPSRSEVLRSFLDE, encoded by the coding sequence ATGGAGCAAACCCCGCAGTCTCAGCTTAAACTCCTCGTTGCCAAAGGTAAAGAACAGGGCTACCTGACCTATGCCGAGGTGAACGATCACCTCCCGCAAGACATTGTCGACTCTGACCAGATCGAAGACATCATCCAGATGATCAACGATATGGGTATCCAGGTGGTGGAAAACGCCCCGGACGCCGATGATCTGATCATGGCCGAAGGTGGTACCGCCGATGAGGACGCTGCCGAAGCAGCGGCCCAGGCTCTGGCATCTGTTGAATCTGAGATTGGTCGCACGACCGATCCCGTCCGCATGTACATGCGGGAAATGGGTACCGTCGAACTGCTGACCCGCGAAGGCGAAATCGACATCGCCAAGCGGATCGAAGACGGTATCAACCAAGTACAAAGCTCCGTTGCCGAGTACCCTGAAGCTATCACTTACCTGCTCGAACAGTATGACAAGTACGAAGCCGAGCAGCTGCGTCTGTCCGATATCATCTCCGGTTTTATAGACCCCAATGAGGCTGATGATGTGGCGCCGACCGCCACTCATATTGGCTCCGAGCTCAGCGAAGACGATCTGGCTGACGAAGACGAAGACGAAGACGAAGACGAAGATGAAGACGGTGACAACTCCGACGACGAGGGGGACGGTGGTCCGGATCCTGAAGTCGCCCGTGAGAAGTTCGGTGAACTGCGTGCCCAGTACGAAGTCACCCGTCTCTCCATTCAGAAGAATGGTCGTGCCCACGACGACACCCAGGCTGCCATCGCCCAGCTGGCCGATGTGTTCCGTCAATTCCGCCTGATGCCCAAGCAGTTCGATCGCCTGGTCAACAACATGCGCGAGATGATGGAGCGGGTGCGGGTGCAGGAACGCATCATCATGAAGCTCTGCGTTGAGCAGGCCAAGATGCCGAAGAAGACCTTCGTCGCGGCCTTCACCAACAATGAGTGCGAGACCGCCTGGTTTGAATATCAGAAGCAGGCAGGCAAAGCCTGGTCGCCGCGTCTGGTCGAGATGGACGAAGATGTGCTGCGCGCCATCGGCAAGCTGCAGCAGATCGAAGAGGAGACCGGCCTCTCCATCGCCCAGATCAAGGATATCAACCGTCGCATGAGCATCGGCGAGGCCAAGGCCCGTCGTGCGAAGAAAGAGATGGTCGAGGCCAACCTGCGTCTGGTTATCTCTATCGCCAAGAAGTACACCAACCGCGGTCTGCAATTCCTGGATCTGATCCAGGAGGGCAACATCGGTCTGATGAAGGCGGTGGACAAGTTTGAATACCGTCGTGGCTACAAGTTCTCGACCTATGCCACCTGGTGGATCCGTCAGGCCATTACCCGCTCCATCGCGGATCAGGCCCGTACCATCCGTATCCCGGTGCACATGATCGAGACCATCAACAAGCTCAACCGTATCTCCCGCCAGATGCTGCAGGAGATGGGTCGTGAACCGAACCCGGAAGAGCTGGCCATGCGCATGGGCATGCCGGAAGACAAGATCCGCAAGGTGCTGAAGATCGCCAAGGAGCCCATCTCCATGGAGACGCCCATCGGTGATGATGAAGACTCCCACTTGGGTGACTTCATCGAAGACACCACCCTGGCACTGCCGGCGGATGCGGCGACCAGCGAAAGCCTGCGCAACGCGACTCGCGAAGTGCTGGCCGGTCTGACTGCCCGCGAAGCCAAGGTGTTGCGGATGCGTTTCGGGATCGACATGAACACTGACCACACCCTCGAGGAAGTGGGCAAGCAGTTCGACGTGACCCGTGAGCGTATTCGTCAGATCGAAGCCAAGGCACTGCGCAAACTGCGCCACCCGAGCCGCTCGGAAGTGCTGCGCAGCTTCCTGGACGAATAG
- the dnaG gene encoding DNA primase codes for MAGRIPQSFIDDLLVRTDIVELIDSRVRLKKAGKNYQACCPFHNEKSPSFTVSQEKQFYHCFGCGAHGNAIGFVMEYDGLEFPDAIEELASMQGMQVPREQSLGGSASSQPAVSKDLYELMSQIARFYESNLKGAPQAVEYLKGRGLTGEVVKRFNIGYAPGDWDQVRRRFGSSRDHEQLLISGGMLIPRDSGPGSYDRFRDRIMFPIRDKRGRVIGFGGRVLGDGTPKYLNSPETPIFHKGRELFGLYEVKQAHKDPRRILVVEGYMDVVALGQYDIDYAVAALGTATTSDHIHTLFRTTAEVVCCYDGDKAGREAAWRALDNALSHLQDGRELKFVFLPDGEDPDSLVRQIGKEGFEALLDEAQPFADFMFERLGRDAALSGEAGKFEVANKAAELIRRVPEGFTREGLITRLSSMMRWGENKQRIAELFARNSQPKGEVNKPKAAKLTPLRRALALMIQYPSVTAELPPMPELAGLRVQGIKFLLQLHQQILSQPAVTTGILLEHWRGTKEGEILAQLAMHDLFEEIRLDQEPDILGELQDTFVGFINQFLKQRIEELQAKVAQEGLSSEERQELMMLIREVQIEKRNESGA; via the coding sequence ATGGCAGGCAGGATCCCACAATCCTTTATCGATGATCTGCTCGTACGCACCGACATCGTCGAGTTGATCGACTCGCGAGTGCGGCTGAAAAAGGCCGGTAAGAACTATCAGGCTTGCTGTCCTTTTCATAACGAAAAAAGCCCCTCTTTCACCGTCAGCCAGGAGAAGCAGTTCTACCACTGTTTCGGCTGTGGCGCCCACGGCAACGCCATCGGCTTTGTCATGGAGTACGACGGACTCGAATTTCCCGATGCCATCGAAGAGCTCGCCAGCATGCAGGGTATGCAGGTGCCTCGCGAGCAGAGCCTGGGGGGCTCGGCCAGTTCCCAACCCGCCGTCAGCAAGGATCTCTATGAGCTGATGAGCCAGATTGCCCGCTTCTACGAGAGCAATCTCAAGGGGGCTCCTCAGGCGGTGGAATACCTGAAGGGACGCGGTCTGACCGGGGAAGTGGTCAAGCGTTTCAACATCGGCTATGCCCCGGGTGACTGGGATCAGGTCAGGCGGCGCTTTGGATCCAGTCGGGATCACGAACAGCTGCTCATCTCCGGCGGCATGCTGATCCCCCGCGACAGCGGCCCCGGCAGCTATGATCGCTTCCGCGATCGCATCATGTTTCCGATCCGTGACAAGCGGGGCCGGGTCATCGGCTTCGGTGGACGGGTGTTGGGCGATGGCACTCCCAAGTACCTCAACTCGCCGGAGACCCCCATCTTCCACAAGGGGCGGGAGCTGTTCGGCCTCTACGAGGTGAAGCAGGCACACAAGGATCCTCGCCGGATCCTGGTGGTGGAAGGCTATATGGACGTGGTGGCGCTCGGTCAGTACGACATCGACTATGCGGTGGCCGCGCTGGGCACCGCCACTACCAGCGACCATATCCACACCCTGTTTCGTACCACGGCCGAGGTGGTTTGCTGCTACGACGGTGACAAAGCCGGTCGTGAGGCGGCCTGGCGGGCACTGGATAATGCCCTCTCCCATCTGCAGGACGGGCGCGAACTCAAGTTCGTGTTCCTGCCGGATGGAGAGGATCCGGACTCGCTGGTGCGCCAGATCGGTAAGGAGGGTTTCGAGGCCCTGCTGGACGAGGCTCAGCCCTTCGCCGATTTCATGTTCGAGCGCCTCGGACGGGATGCGGCCCTCTCCGGTGAGGCGGGCAAGTTCGAGGTGGCCAACAAGGCGGCCGAGCTGATCCGCCGGGTGCCGGAAGGCTTCACCCGGGAGGGGCTGATCACCCGGCTCTCCAGCATGATGCGCTGGGGTGAGAACAAGCAGCGGATCGCCGAGTTGTTTGCCCGCAATAGCCAGCCCAAGGGGGAGGTCAACAAACCCAAGGCCGCCAAGTTGACACCGCTGCGCCGAGCACTGGCGCTGATGATCCAGTACCCGTCGGTCACGGCCGAGTTGCCACCCATGCCGGAGCTGGCCGGGCTGCGGGTGCAGGGCATCAAGTTCCTGTTGCAACTGCATCAGCAGATCCTGTCTCAGCCGGCTGTCACCACCGGCATCTTGCTGGAGCACTGGCGCGGCACCAAGGAGGGAGAGATCCTGGCCCAGCTGGCGATGCACGACCTGTTTGAAGAGATCAGGCTGGATCAGGAGCCGGATATCCTGGGTGAACTGCAGGATACCTTCGTCGGTTTCATCAACCAGTTTCTGAAGCAACGGATCGAAGAGTTGCAGGCCAAGGTGGCGCAGGAGGGGCTAAGCTCTGAGGAGAGGCAGGAGCTGATGATGCTGATCAGAGAGGTGCAGATTGAGAAAAGAAATGAGAGTGGGGCTTGA
- a CDS encoding GatB/YqeY domain-containing protein, producing MSLKDQLKDQQKLAMLARDKARLGTIRLLMAEIKQREVDTRIELNDEDILAVVTKMVKQRRDSISQFEAAGRQDLADKESAEILVLQEFLPQQLTADEIAALIEQAITESGAAVMADMGKVMAVLKPKIQGRADVGAVSAQVKTRLA from the coding sequence GTGTCTCTGAAGGATCAACTCAAGGATCAACAAAAACTCGCCATGCTTGCCAGAGATAAGGCTCGCCTGGGGACGATCCGTTTGTTGATGGCAGAAATCAAGCAGCGTGAAGTTGATACCCGTATCGAGCTCAATGATGAGGATATCCTCGCTGTCGTGACCAAGATGGTCAAACAGCGCCGCGATTCCATCAGCCAATTTGAAGCTGCCGGTCGTCAGGATCTTGCCGACAAAGAGTCCGCAGAGATCTTGGTGTTGCAGGAATTTCTGCCGCAACAGCTGACCGCAGACGAAATTGCCGCACTGATCGAGCAAGCCATCACTGAAAGTGGTGCTGCCGTCATGGCTGATATGGGCAAGGTCATGGCTGTCTTGAAGCCGAAGATTCAGGGGCGTGCCGATGTCGGCGCCGTCAGTGCTCAGGTGAAAACCCGCTTGGCGTAA
- the rpsU gene encoding 30S ribosomal protein S21 yields MPVIKVRENEPFDVALRRFKRSCEKAGILSEVRSREFYEKPTTIRKRAKASAVKRHAKKLSRENARRIRLY; encoded by the coding sequence ATGCCAGTAATCAAAGTCCGTGAAAATGAGCCGTTTGACGTTGCTCTGCGTCGCTTCAAGCGTTCTTGCGAAAAGGCCGGTATCCTGTCTGAAGTTCGTAGCCGTGAGTTCTACGAGAAGCCGACTACCATCCGTAAGCGCGCCAAAGCGTCTGCCGTTAAGCGTCACGCCAAGAAGCTGTCCCGCGAAAACGCACGTCGTATCCGCCTGTACTAA
- the tsaD gene encoding tRNA (adenosine(37)-N6)-threonylcarbamoyltransferase complex transferase subunit TsaD: protein MRVLGIETSCDETGIAIFDDQKGILSHQLYSQVKLHADYGGVVPELASRDHVRKTIPLIQAALQEAGLGKDDIDGIAYTAGPGLVGAILVGATIGRSLAMAWGKPAIAVHHMEGHLLAPMLEERAPDFPFVALLVSGGHSMLVRVDGIGRYQLLGESIDDAAGEAFDKTAKLMGLDYPGGPLLSRLAEKGTTGRFTFPRPMTDRPGLDMSFSGLKTFAANTIAANADDEQTRADIARAFEDAVVDTLAIKCRRALKETGLKRLVVAGGVSANRHLRAQLAELMESLKGEVFYPRTEYCTDNGAMIAYAGMQRLKAGVFEPLAVKAVPRWPLDTLDPV from the coding sequence ATGCGTGTATTGGGCATAGAGACATCCTGTGACGAAACCGGGATCGCGATCTTCGACGATCAAAAAGGGATCCTTTCCCATCAATTATACAGTCAGGTCAAGCTGCATGCGGACTACGGTGGCGTCGTCCCCGAGCTCGCCAGCCGGGATCATGTCCGCAAAACGATCCCCTTGATCCAGGCCGCATTGCAAGAGGCGGGACTGGGTAAAGACGACATCGACGGCATCGCCTACACCGCGGGTCCAGGTCTGGTTGGCGCCATCCTGGTCGGCGCCACCATAGGCCGCTCGCTGGCGATGGCCTGGGGTAAACCCGCTATCGCCGTGCACCACATGGAGGGCCACCTGCTGGCGCCCATGCTGGAGGAGCGGGCCCCCGACTTCCCCTTCGTGGCACTGCTGGTCTCCGGCGGTCACTCCATGCTGGTGCGAGTCGATGGCATCGGTCGCTATCAGCTGCTGGGCGAATCCATTGATGATGCCGCCGGTGAGGCGTTCGACAAGACCGCCAAGCTGATGGGGCTGGATTATCCGGGCGGTCCCCTGCTCTCCAGACTGGCCGAGAAGGGCACCACGGGACGCTTCACCTTCCCACGTCCCATGACCGATCGGCCCGGCCTCGACATGAGCTTCTCCGGTCTCAAGACCTTTGCCGCCAACACCATAGCCGCCAATGCCGACGATGAGCAGACCCGTGCCGACATCGCCCGCGCCTTCGAAGATGCCGTGGTCGATACCCTGGCCATCAAGTGTCGTCGCGCCTTGAAGGAGACCGGCCTCAAGCGCCTGGTGGTGGCCGGTGGCGTCAGCGCCAACCGTCACCTGCGCGCCCAACTGGCCGAGCTGATGGAGAGCCTCAAGGGCGAGGTGTTCTACCCGCGTACCGAATATTGCACCGACAACGGCGCCATGATCGCCTACGCCGGCATGCAGCGCCTCAAGGCAGGGGTGTTTGAGCCGCTGGCGGTCAAGGCGGTGCCACGCTGGCCGCTTGACACCCTGGATCCGGTCTGA
- the rpoS gene encoding RNA polymerase sigma factor RpoS, with amino-acid sequence MSQEQLVMQDAELEFDEELETHEEEEVQEVAAEVEEIISDELMVPELNKVMDATQLYLGEIGFSPLLTAEEEVYYARRALRGDKAARKRMIESNLRLVVKIARRYNNRGLVLLDLIEEGNLGLIRAVEKFDPERGFRFSTYATWWIRQTIERAIMNQTRTIRLPIHVVKELNVYLRTARELSHRLDHEPTAEDIAHALDRSVDDVNRMLKLNEKITSVDTPIGGDRDKALLDVLSDERGMGPELESQEDDMRSSIVHWLEELNPKQREVLARRFGLLGYEPATLEDVGAEIGLTRERVRQIQVEGLRRLREILLGQGLSIEALFRTN; translated from the coding sequence ATGAGCCAAGAACAACTGGTAATGCAGGATGCAGAATTAGAGTTCGACGAAGAGCTGGAAACCCATGAGGAAGAAGAGGTTCAGGAAGTTGCCGCCGAGGTTGAGGAGATTATCTCCGACGAATTGATGGTGCCGGAACTGAACAAGGTCATGGATGCCACCCAGCTCTACCTGGGGGAGATTGGGTTCTCCCCCTTGCTCACGGCTGAAGAGGAAGTTTATTACGCCCGTCGTGCCTTGCGCGGTGACAAAGCCGCCCGCAAGCGCATGATCGAGTCCAACTTGCGGCTGGTGGTCAAGATCGCCCGACGCTACAACAACCGTGGCCTGGTGCTGCTGGATCTCATCGAAGAGGGCAACCTCGGTCTCATCCGCGCGGTCGAAAAGTTCGACCCCGAGCGCGGCTTCCGTTTCTCCACCTATGCCACCTGGTGGATCCGCCAGACCATAGAGCGGGCCATCATGAACCAGACCCGCACCATCCGGCTGCCGATCCACGTGGTCAAGGAGCTAAACGTCTACCTGCGTACCGCCCGCGAGCTCTCGCACCGTCTCGATCATGAACCCACCGCCGAGGACATTGCCCATGCGCTGGATCGTTCGGTCGATGACGTGAACCGCATGCTCAAGCTCAACGAGAAGATCACCTCGGTGGACACCCCCATCGGTGGCGATCGCGACAAGGCCTTGCTCGATGTCCTGTCTGATGAGCGCGGCATGGGGCCCGAGCTGGAATCCCAGGAGGACGACATGCGCAGCAGCATAGTCCACTGGCTGGAGGAGCTGAATCCCAAGCAGCGTGAGGTGCTGGCCCGGCGCTTCGGCCTGCTCGGCTATGAGCCGGCTACCCTGGAAGACGTGGGCGCCGAGATCGGGTTGACCCGGGAGCGGGTACGCCAGATCCAGGTGGAAGGCTTGCGTCGCTTGCGGGAGATCCTGCTGGGGCAGGGTCTCTCCATTGAGGCCCTGTTTAGAACCAATTAG